The DNA region ATGGTCTCGTTTCATATGAACATGCGAGCTCATCGTCGCGCTGTAACTTTACAGATCGAGGCACCTGATCCGTCGCAGCCGGAAAGGGATGCGATGATATTCCCCGAACCGCACATGCAAGGGGCGAAAATAGTCGACATTCATCTCACGACCGATTTCTTCATATTCGTCACAGATGTAAGTGCACACACATACGTGTACACGTCGAGAGCGATACGATTACGAGCGGTATAATACGTTGGTCGCGCGCCCGCAGCAAGGTCACGTGGAATACTTCGGCGTGGAGGAGTGGCGCACGTGCTCGCGCTACCGCCACGCGTGCGGCGTGGTGGCGCTGCACTGCGACATcgcgggcgcgcgcgcgctgCTGCGCGACGAGCGGCGCCGCGCGCACGTGTACAGCGCGCCCGCCGCCGAGCTGTGCGCGCTGCCGCACGAGCGCAGGTACCGCAGTGCTGGCGACCGGCGCCGATGAGCCGAGGTGATCTAATTCGTAGAATACGCGGATCTTTACGGAGGATCGCGATCTCTAATTCGTGTGAGCACGAGTTTTTACGTGTTACATAGTgaggacacctgcatgtgttggatggaTTTCTGACACATGTGCCATCAACCCAGAGTGTATCGGCGTGGTAAATAAGGTCCAAATCTGCTTCTGCAAAGGAAGGCCTATGCCCATCGGtggctgttactttacaaatattaataactgcGCTAGTTTACCAGATTACTACTCAATTAATGTAGAAAATTTGTTAACAAATCAGTTACAAAGGCGCCATATGGGACATATGCCTGTCCGATCGCAACGTGTTCGCGGTGTACACGGGCGACGCCGTGGACACGTACTACTACTCGCCCCACTCCACTCACGGCTCGCACGTAGACTTCGTGGCCACCACCAGCCTGCTGCCCGACCAGATACCGCTCATACTGTTCTCCGGCGACGTGTACTGCTACGCCAGTGGGGGGAAGTGAGTCTATAGAACTTGGTCCTACTTCTACATTAAAGCTTAGTAttcgtaataatattaattgcaaaaataaaaagatgacAAATCAAaaaaagatacaccaaaggcaaGGATAACGGGTCCATGTCTATCACTTATGTCATTTATTGGCAGGTGCTTACTTATGGTCACGGTaccatgcgcaagcgatcccgtgacgccctcCGAACTGACGgtgagggtaccgctggttttttagtgggtattccggggCACTCAGCGTCAGTGAGTTCCACATATTTCCCAACTTCATGGAGAAATGCTCgacatttttttgtaaagatTCCAGTCCTATCGTGATCGTCGGACGCCTCGAAATTACGTCGCcgatattatttaactttgtaCATGATAGAATTGGAAATACAATGCGTTTTACAAACTAATGATTTGCATGAAGAAATGAAATCAGTAAAACTAACTACTCTAAAAATCATgcgaattaattacataatttcagTGTGATGAAAATTGCCCTGGAGTCGCATAACACGAGCGGCCTAGCTGACGTCGATACAGAGAAACGTTTGGTCAATCAAAGGAAGCACATCGAAAAGTTGCTGCTGCTGCGACGCTTCTCCGAGGCGTGGCTGTTCTGTGACGCGGTGGAGGAGGAGGACATGTGGAGAAAGTTGGGCGAAGCGGCAATCGATGATTTGAATGTGGAATTTGGTAAAAGTTGCTTACCCTATAATTTGCCATTTATTTTCGATTAACTCGTTTCTCTGTggtaagaacgagtgaatcttaaccaatgatcgtcagttcaaacccgggcaagcaccactgaattttcatatggttaatttgtgattataattcatctcgtgctttacggcgaaggaaaacatcgtgaggaaacctgcatgtgtcgaatttcactgaaattcctggtggaataagctccaaaccttttcctcaaaaagaggagaggaggcctttatcccagcagtgggacattcacaggctgttacggttacgttTCTCTTCCACTTCTATTCATCTTTATCTCTATTCCAATCTTCATGAAGGATGGCCTTCCTGTACACGTCTTGCCCACACAGTCCATCCTCCATTATTTTTGGTCTTTCATTGATATTcatgcatatacatatattgagtATATATGTCTTTGGAGTCGTTAAGATAGAACAAcgacgtattttttatttataattataaaaacattttgcatataaatatctaatttaaagATTGTTGTTTTAATACATGAAGATGTTCGTCCTTGAACGTCGCTTCATATCACAAGCCTAGATGTTTCTTGTCGAACCGGTGATAGATTATTTGAcgataaataaacaagtttaatGTTTCTAGATTTGTTGAGTCATCGTAAAGTTTAAGCCACAGCCTCACAGCGAGATAGcagtaataaataactttggaAGACACTTCAGTAAATATGTatgcaattacaaaatatttcacatattCTTTTTGTTTTCAGGATTTTGGATTTGGATATCCTCTAAATTGTTATAGATGTTGAtcataaaattagaaaataaaaatttttatgaaatatttaatttaatatttttttttagccaTTCGAGTTTATACGAAGTTAAACGACGTGGCCACGGTTTGGGCGCTCGAAGACGCGTCACATATTGAAGAACTTCCCATTTTATGGTAAGTGAAAAGAAAATTCAGTTTATAGaagatttatttagtattttagaaTAATCCAATTTGTGCTCGTGGACATGAGGTTTCAGTGACCCAACAACTTAAATCAAAATCCTATTGCTCCACATAATGGCGTTTTTGTCGCGCTCCCCCCCTTGATCGTCGGCCCGGGAGGCCGGGGGCGGTAGTTAGTGTACGTTGGCCACTGAGCGTGCCCGGCGCGTTGCAGCGGCGCGCTGTGCGCGTGCGCGGGGCGCGGCGAGGCGGCGGCGCGCTGGCTGCAGGGCGGCGGCGCGCTGGCGCTGGAGCTGCACGCGGCGCGCGGCGACTGGGCGCGCGCGGCCGCGCTGGCCGCCGCCGCGTGCCCCGCGCGCCGCCCCGCGCTCGCGCTGCACCGCGCGCAGCACCTGGAGCTCACGTGAGTGCCGCCCGCTCTGCGCACGCTCGGCGTCGCCGGCCCTCGTATTTACTTTGTAAACGTCGCAGGGCCGACTACCACGAGGCGCTCGCCGAATACGAGAGGAGCGTGATCGCGGACGGGAACCGGGACGATGTTCGGACGAGGGAGCACAACGCGAAATGCGAGGCCGGCGTCGCTCGTATGTCGATTCGGTGCGGTGACGTCGTGAGAGGGGTCACTACCGCGATGAAGTATTCGCACGACGTCGGCTTACTCGGGGAGTGCGCCCAGCTCCTCGAGGAGGAGAAGCAGTACACGCACGCGGCGGCTCTGTACGACCACGCGGGGAACGCGGAGAGGGCGGCCTCgttgtatattaaattgaaatcgtGGTTGAAGGTGGAGGCTCTGATACCGAAGATCACTTCCCCGAGCATTCATTTGCAGTACGCCAGAGCCAAAGAGGCGGAGGGTAGATACGGCGACGCTCTGAAATCATATTTGAAAGCGCAGGATTACGAGTCGGCGATACGATTGAACTTAGACAAACTAGACGATATCGACGAGGCGGTGAACTTGGTGCAAGAAACGAAATCCGTTCAGGGAGCTAAAATGGTCGCCAACTACTTCCAAAATAGCGACGACCCGACGTCCGCCATTAAATTTCTCATCATGTCATTGTGCTACGATGAGGCATTTCAATTGGCCAGGAAGAACGGCAAGCTCAGTTTGTACGGAGAGATTTTAATACAGACGTCGCAAGCGAGGCCAGAGGACTTCAAGAGTTTAGCGTTGCATTTCGAGGGCGAGAAGAACGATCTGCTGGCTGGGAAGTTTTATTTCCACGCGGAGGAGTATAATAAGGCGATGTCACATTTGCTGAAAGCGGGACGGTCGGAGGGAGAGGAGAACGAGGCTATTATGATCGCGACAGATGTTGTCGCGGCCTGTGATGACGATAGACTAACTAGGAGGTACGCGCTTTGTTGATTTGATTGGTTAATTTAAATGatactcaattttatttaatgatttaataaaaaatgtttctattgctcactaaaatttaattgttttatatatatatatatatatatatatatatatatatatatatatatatttatatatattaattaattttttttttcattattattaaacatttcttttaGACTGATCGAGTTCTTGTTGGGTGAAGTTGATGGCAATCCACGCGATCCTCGTTATTTGTTTCGACTTTACATGGCCAAGAAACAATTCACGGAGGCGGCAAAAACGGCCGTaagagttttatattatattttgtagtaaCGTTAACACATTAGCCGGGAGGACCTGCCCGGTCGGCGCAATCTTCATATAACACATATTGTATATATCATATTCCACGACATATACCGTACACCGGGCGCGGCAGGTGATCATAGCGGGCGCGGAGTGCGGCGCGGGGCGGTACCGCGCGGCGCGCGACGCGGCGCGCGGGCTGCTGGGCGCGCtgcgcgcccgccgcgcgcccgcgccgcgcggCCTGCAGCGCGCGCTGGCGCTGCTGCACTCCTACATCCTGGTGAGCCGGCGCCGCCCTTGTTTGTTGTTGTCCGTCTTGGATGGACGTAAGGATAATTCATTTCGTTTTACGCTTTTGGGGACAGTACGCTAGACGATAGCCGAGTAATTGCTATGATGTCTATTGGCGTTTACGGTCCCAGAAAGTATTGAGTAGTATgtgagataaaaatatatatatttataggcaGCGTGGATGTAGTCCTATTAGATTGTTTCGTTCCTAACTTTCACCGTGTAACGCAGGTTCGAACGCACGTGAAACGCGGTCGGCACGACCTCGCTGCGAGGTTGCTGACGCGCACGGCCGCTGAAGTATCATTTTTCCCGACGCAGCAACGTAACTGACGGCCTTTCATTTTATGTGGCTTTAGTTGTTATAACCCAAGATATATGAGTCGAGGTGCTCCGCAGATCAAGTGTCGATCCTGACGTCGGCGGTGCTGGAGTGCGCGCGCGCCGGCCTGCGCGTGGCGGCGCACCGCTGGGCGCGCGTGCTCATGCAGCCCGAGTACCGCTCGCAGGTCCGCTGCACTCCCCGTGTTTGTGAGCATGTCGTATGCATAATCCATAATTTTTCAAATGACAATGAAATCAGATCGAGGCAAAGTACGTCAAGAAAATTGAGTCGGTGGTGCGTCACCCGCCACGCGAGGCGGCGCCGCCGGAGCCCGCCGAGCCGTGCCCGCGCTGCGGCGCCGACCTCTCGCTGGCCGAGCTGCACTGCGCGCGCTGCGAGGCCGACGTGCCCTTCTGCCTCGCTACGGTGAGGACGCACAGATGTATTGCTTGCATCGAATCGAAAAACAGATATAGCATCTTATCTTTACTGTTGCAGCCATAGGAATCCGACAGCTTAACAGTCCTGCGACATTTAATGATCATGTGTAGCCTATTCtgactaaaataatactaaagacaaataaacaatttagaaATTGAATTGATATCTTgtgtcgagatcttgaataataatgttttttttttacaattaatatagatgatataataataataatatccggggacatttttcacacacggccatctgatcccaaattaagcttgtaaaaagcttgtgctatggaaaccagacaactgatatactacatatactatttttcttttgtaaatacatacttatatagataattacacccagactcaggacaaacagacatgttcatgcacacaaatatctgtcctgggtgggtatcgaacccacaaccttcagcgtgaaatcagcatccaccaaccacgccaacgctCGTCCTGGATATACATTATGGATTTGTCAGAAAATGGCGTATTAAATGTAAGATCGTGTCGGCTAAATTGCTATCGGAACTTTGAACTTTGCTTTGCGCAAGCAAGTTTTGTGTGAAtgatagtaaatatttcttagagcATCTATAGGCAGTGGGGACCATCtactgtaaatgtaaataaaaaaaaatagatcaaactattattatattcttaagcGTGTATCTCATTTGCTACTACTACGATTTATAATGATGCATAGCGAACCATTGatgatatagttttatttaccagtgggagagctttgtgcgagctcgtctgggtagttacctcccactcatcagacattctaccgcaaaacagcagtattggtattattgtgttccggtttgaagggtgagtgagccagtgtaattacacaagggacataacatcttagttcccaaggttggtggcgcattggtgatgtaagcgatggttaacatttcttacaatgccaatgtctatgggcgttggtgaccacttatcatcaggtggcccatatgctcgtccgccttcctattctatataaaaatatatatataaaaaatacgttgGTATGTTATACTAAAGCAGTACATAAAGAAGGCTACGTATTGTTtcgaaaataatgttaattagaatttatttgaGATCAGATACACGATAAAGGCTTGTAAAAACTGTTAACTTTATATCGAAaatgtaaatgattttattttattactatatttcttttattaatacattaaagccttaataaatatatacaaataaaaattaaaaatagctagcAATATTTCTCTAAAAAACGACTAAAATAAACCAGCACTCTTGTAACCAGTAGAGGAAATAAGACGaggtgtaaaaaaatatattttaatgaaatttaaaattctattattCAACTTTTTAAGtttgataatgtttttattattacatgtgtaAATGTTGTGACTTCtgatgttaattataaaataataaaaaaaaaaaaaacttgaaataatTTTCCCCAGGGTATGCACATCATTAAGGATGATTTAACGGCGTGTCCCGAATGCGACTTTCCTGCTATATTATCAGAGTTTAAAGAGTAAGTTGTTTGAAAACTATtgacgttttattattataaagttatattaactaccgattaaaaatattttattgtttagatTATTACGTGAAGAAGGAAAATGTCCAATGTGCGGCGAGGCCGTTGATTATCGTCGACTTGTAAAAATAGACGATGTCACGTTATATTTAGACTTTAAGAGCGGGGAATAAGGTTCATATTACAACTATTTGTTAGTCGAATATCCATGTGATTACAATCCGTCCTTGTATTGATAAGATCGTTGCTCCAATTTTAGTCTTTATCAGGGAATTGTAAATTTttggtatttataatgtttttggaATTCAGTGCGTtcgtaaagatattttattcttttaagtaGGTTGTTATAGAAACTTCTATAGCATGTATATGAATgccacttttaaaatatttggatCGCTTTTCATTTTACGATACATTTTATCCTGATTTCGAATGCACCTCAAGAATTCTGGCGGAGTCCAGGGTTTTAAAATTCTGTTTTTACTGTTAATCACTATAGTAcgggaattattatttattacctcaAATAATGTGCCCACTAATTTGACGGCAGCACTTTCTGCATCATTACAATCAAAAACAGTTGAAAAGTCTGTATTTATGAGTACTGCCACGCAGGCTTATTATTAATACGTCTTCACGTAGCTTAACTTCTTAAAGCTAAAAAACTTTTGGGaacatttgattttaaattgcaaaagaCGTTTATCggtctttaataaaaaaatcaataatcaaTGTAACTGCATAGACCAACCAAGTCTAAATAATTGCATGATCTCTATAACTGATGTTCCGAGTAGCAAAATAGTGGCCATGCAGAATTCCATGTGGGGCAATCGTGCTTAAATAAGAATCGTAATTAACGCCATTGTTTTTTGgtgaaatgtttatatttataccacCAACTATTATTAGTTTTGAAGGTTTTCATTGAACTTGTGTGGTCTAGACtatcgataaaattattatattagtgccGTGTGCAGCAGTCGCTTTCGCAGTCCGAAGGGGTTACTGcgaaaattaatatgtattattcataatttattttattgatgtatatatttttataataaaaatgtttttaaacatagacaatcgtttttttttattaaattttattatatcgtatTGAATACTGATGTGTTGTGAggcaaaggaaaaaaaaaataaaaaccataaatGAGTgatgaaacatttaattttcatttgaaagTATACCAAGTTGTAGTTACACGTCCGATACTGAGATTCAAATGAAACGTAAAACACAATTGttggtatata from Nymphalis io chromosome 4, ilAglIoxx1.1, whole genome shotgun sequence includes:
- the LOC126768117 gene encoding WD repeat-containing protein 19 — encoded protein: MNSPKLLYTIEQPHGLGELYFLWQKGESHSLLATTGTDATVAIHDRSGQLQERLKLSGLCAGMEWDNDGDYLAIITPNSNSVLLWECHANKRVNIETGLREPPSCLAWSFGEPLLAIGTQKGNLALYNHHTTKRIPIIGKHTKKITCAAWNRDSILVLASEDKNLSINNSDGDTLRVITLRDIPNDLQFSEMKTDERIAGENTISLVVGKRTLYLYNLLNPENPIELAFQQRYGSIVSYKWYGDGYILIGFSAGYIIAISTHIKEVGEELFQVKNHKENLTDISILNGQAASCGDGQLKLIDVWNSGEVCGSVQPVGGAERCSWSADGRLLATAGRGYLGVYVTALPPLYAAHGTRAVTLTNLTELTVYQCIAVGDEPDPVNKAEPTALASYAVATEPSVIALGAAHVCCVSGQQGSFYPLGGGPPLRRQYPAAVDALRVAGHYAAAACRGRAVLHSIEAPDPSQPERDAMIFPEPHMQGAKIVDIHLTTDFFIFVTDQGHVEYFGVEEWRTCSRYRHACGVVALHCDIAGARALLRDERRRAHVYSAPAAELCALPHERSYKGAIWDICLSDRNVFAVYTGDAVDTYYYSPHSTHGSHVDFVATTSLLPDQIPLILFSGDVYCYASGGNVMKIALESHNTSGLADVDTEKRLVNQRKHIEKLLLLRRFSEAWLFCDAVEEEDMWRKLGEAAIDDLNVEFAIRVYTKLNDVATVWALEDASHIEELPILCGALCACAGRGEAAARWLQGGGALALELHAARGDWARAAALAAAACPARRPALALHRAQHLELTADYHEALAEYERSVIADGNRDDVRTREHNAKCEAGVARMSIRCGDVVRGVTTAMKYSHDVGLLGECAQLLEEEKQYTHAAALYDHAGNAERAASLYIKLKSWLKVEALIPKITSPSIHLQYARAKEAEGRYGDALKSYLKAQDYESAIRLNLDKLDDIDEAVNLVQETKSVQGAKMVANYFQNSDDPTSAIKFLIMSLCYDEAFQLARKNGKLSLYGEILIQTSQARPEDFKSLALHFEGEKNDLLAGKFYFHAEEYNKAMSHLLKAGRSEGEENEAIMIATDVVAACDDDRLTRRLIEFLLGEVDGNPRDPRYLFRLYMAKKQFTEAAKTAVIIAGAECGAGRYRAARDAARGLLGALRARRAPAPRGLQRALALLHSYILVRTHVKRGRHDLAARLLTRTAAEVSFFPTQQHQVSILTSAVLECARAGLRVAAHRWARVLMQPEYRSQIEAKYVKKIESVVRHPPREAAPPEPAEPCPRCGADLSLAELHCARCEADVPFCLATGMHIIKDDLTACPECDFPAILSEFKELLREEGKCPMCGEAVDYRRLVKIDDVTLYLDFKSGE